One stretch of Chitinophaga pendula DNA includes these proteins:
- a CDS encoding substrate import-associated zinc metallohydrolase lipoprotein, with product MLVLSVLCSAFTILAAHPASASSAVDKKISVQLKNVLLRDALDIIGAINGESFIYVSNDVLNESKVSINVRNERVGVILQQLLSPYELSYKVVYNRIVIRPGRRKMGLGSDDINENLVDAGLQPTIFVKGMVLTGTHQPLQGVTVSVKGTQRSTATGNEGTFELSAVEEDAILELCIAGYKTTEVAVSDFKAGAMPIQLEQVQTGILPVASPNSVVTSAALQVNNAAPAVYDQVSSHNDNKSIWLVEGVMFYAAPSYEPVPSCKRADSVRMKLIQGIVSREFGNILYQPAKYPAGFKHISFSLYCSSCEDVSDATAQNSGFVNAFAMRDPEQDFMQTMEIMLIDGRAGIERILDDISGVERDAAKERLRRKEAMVVQYFRDVWGMDFYQLQRHTKTTLYRQLR from the coding sequence ATGCTTGTACTTTCAGTGTTGTGCAGTGCTTTTACTATCCTGGCTGCACATCCTGCCAGTGCATCAAGTGCGGTTGATAAGAAGATATCCGTACAGCTAAAAAATGTTTTATTACGTGACGCATTAGATATTATCGGTGCGATCAATGGAGAGTCATTTATTTATGTAAGCAATGATGTATTGAATGAAAGTAAAGTAAGTATCAATGTACGTAACGAGCGTGTAGGCGTGATATTGCAGCAATTATTGAGTCCTTATGAACTGTCCTATAAAGTAGTATATAACCGTATTGTTATCCGTCCTGGTAGACGGAAAATGGGCCTTGGGTCCGACGATATCAATGAAAACCTGGTAGATGCCGGTCTGCAGCCGACAATCTTTGTAAAAGGGATGGTACTCACGGGTACGCACCAACCATTGCAGGGAGTAACGGTGAGCGTAAAAGGTACTCAACGTAGTACTGCTACAGGTAATGAAGGAACATTTGAACTGTCAGCGGTAGAAGAAGATGCTATATTGGAGTTGTGTATAGCCGGGTATAAAACTACAGAAGTAGCTGTAAGCGATTTCAAAGCAGGTGCGATGCCGATACAGCTTGAACAGGTGCAGACCGGCATCCTACCAGTAGCTTCGCCGAATAGCGTGGTAACGTCAGCTGCTTTACAGGTCAATAATGCTGCTCCGGCAGTATATGATCAGGTTAGCAGCCATAACGATAATAAATCTATCTGGCTGGTAGAAGGTGTGATGTTCTATGCGGCCCCTTCTTATGAGCCGGTACCATCCTGTAAACGTGCGGACTCTGTACGGATGAAGTTAATACAGGGCATTGTTTCCCGTGAGTTTGGTAATATCCTTTATCAGCCTGCCAAGTATCCGGCAGGGTTCAAGCATATCTCTTTCTCTCTTTATTGTTCATCCTGCGAGGATGTAAGCGATGCAACAGCACAAAACAGCGGCTTTGTAAATGCCTTTGCTATGCGTGATCCTGAACAGGATTTCATGCAGACGATGGAGATCATGTTGATAGACGGAAGAGCTGGTATTGAACGGATACTGGATGATATAAGCGGTGTGGAAAGAGATGCGGCGAAAGAGCGATTACGAAGAAAAGAAGCAATGGTGGTGCAATATTTCAGGGACGTCTGGGGCATGGATTTTTACCAGTTACAGCGTCATACAAAGACCACCTTATACAGACAGCTCCGGTAG
- a CDS encoding Ig-like domain-containing protein, translating to MRNSTVPILRKTAILLVVLLSFVSQLTAQVDISIGTGTTGNGSTSYPCPLQDYYEGTRAQYLFTAAELRAAGMGPGMISGLKINVTNLQSGGKIEQYAIKLGTTAAANLDLNSWVPTGASLYGPVDYTPVVGANTFNFVSGFFWNGTDNLVVEVCNGDPATNSGLFYTNNPLVPWTTGLPFVASHTYRADDEDNLCGTIETDNSGDENTRPNLTFRWTAAAPCTGTPTAGTAQTNTGSVCIGGTFTLSLTGTTVASGLTYQWQSSPAPGGTWTNIAGATASNYTGTQTVSTVYRCVVTCTTGGATATSGTVTVTSPIAVSGTFTINKALPTGGTNFASFNDAYNHIKCGIGGPVIFNVVAGSGPYNEQLIMTPVPGASATNTVTFNGNADTLAFLSTAGGQRAVIKLDGADYIKFDNLVIQAKGASGSEYGYGVQLINDADFNTINNCKILINTTSTNTGYAGIVISSSHTSPTTTGAAKCDNNTFSNNTVIGGYYGFVMVGSINDANGNNKIVNNKFTDFYNYGAYLSGSFNALVEANTFSRPARTTVTSFYGVYLTDLNTKALITRNRITNPFGGASTNTGSFYGIYFTSVDALSSLENYVTNNLIYGLNGNGDHYGIYNSSSDNVWYLHNTISLDAPSANSTNAYVTRGYYQTSQADGVNFVNNLISISRGGQSSKTAIHFTTTSGSYVVNRNNYFISSTTGAVNIGFYNNAAQATLANWQTASSFDANSMTVNPFFEDPTAGNYKPTSASLDNRGTNVDVATDIVNVTRSTTTPDIGAYEYTPAPCTVPPVGGTATVSKTPVCINTSVSLGLTGASMGLGQTYQWQTATSTGGPFTAIGNVLSIPDTIIVASTTLYYRVALTCNGNTAYSTPVLLTVDPALPAGTYTINKALPTGGTNYTSFDAARIALQCGIAGPVVFNVVPNSGPYNEQLVLDSIAGVSAVNTITFNGNGNVIKFSSSNTDERAVIKLRRADYIRFDSLTIDATGTGSYGYGVQLINNADNNIFTRNKIIVNNTSTSSGYSGIIINSSESGTTSSGTTLCDNNVFDKNTVTGGYYGATLVGGSDQPVTGNKFINNNFQDVYYYGIYLAYSSNTLVEGNSISRPTRTNFGFSYYAIYISTAGSPGLTISKNKIFNPYGGDVTSTNDFYGIYHSYADAVGTPSIVANNIMYNINGSGSQYGLYNASSDNVKYYHNTISLDNITNTSTAISRGFYQTSDASDIDFKNNIITITRGGTGSKHAIYLAADLTGIDADYNNYYVKGGGTDNNVGYNGTNQPDLASWKAASAKDANSTSIDPVYADVNTGNLASVISPMDNTGTPIPQVTSDIVGTTRSTTKPDVGAFEISIPACTAPPTGGTSVAIPNSGICLGTEIALNLTGNSSGGTQTYQWQSAATATSTTWTDISDPLFIPNFKTELGQNNYFRCKITCGGQVAYSAVVHVNMNPALLAGIYTINPALPTGAKNYQSFTAAVAALECGITGAVTFNVAAGTYTEQIRMHKIAGAGVDSRVTFQSANNDASSVILTFAPASATNYVLKLDSASYITYRDITFKPTGGTNARAIELANLAAEDSLLNNKIVLPVTNSTGTGIVGVYANNIKGKNNVIKGNTITNGATGIYYAGASRTLSAPGPVIDSNIINTPYANAIYTNYTYRLVQNNNRITIATPMASSVYGINNSYADSSYQVTRNDIKISNVTGTAYGIYMNTCEAQQKEPGNIASNKINALTANTGTLYGLDNYYSKSNRVVNNVVSIKTSGSSSYALYSYNSANVNYYNNSIQSTATSSSNNVAGYFYHSSSTYGNIVLRNNIFSHGGGGNAMYVYNSDNINSDYNTLYTTGNVLVKRGTPAANYNTLQAWRDAAILDLSSIVYKPAFVNDEELKPDATNPESWAIHGRGVQVADNDKDFGNNPRPTTLTTGVPDMGAYEFLPSVLPPVLPATPAVPAPGTTQTFMFGTDTVTKIIWAPGANVPTEVNVRRYSGVIPPALPANSEHLYFYTDVDATGTGPYKFEYQLYYVDSWQGFVKKETDTRLGRTDAANTWQVRTTSKVDDIANVVSETDLTYLDKFTGLTGGTTGAPPILQPADSSNRGTRFWVGYGHHQFFGSDNTQSMVLYLSAEAAANVTVRINGTAWVKRYHIPANSVISSDLIPKNGLFDARLLAEGLSGKGISIESDTPIVAYAHIYGSASSGATMLLPVGTYGYEYYSLGSRQNYGSNTYSWLYVIADQDNTAVEITPARPTLGGRAANVPFVVNLNKGEVYQVLGAIQSGSEGYDLSGSRIRSVQNADGRCFPVAVFSGSSRTGLGCGGSAGGSGDNYIQQNFPSQAWGRNYLTAPTSQSDNATVLSTNIFRVLVKDPTTVVKRNGVALTGLINNRFYQYESNTADRIEADKPVMIAQFMSSSGSCPDTNGDGDPEMIYVSPIEQGIKKVGLYRNTKESIDVNYLTLIIPDNGVTSLTIDGSNVFDHVYAHPNMPGYKVVVKRWDAAQAQCIVTSDSAFTAITYGMGSVESYGYNAGTLVKNLNILPSFNNVFNTGESSKYTCAKTPFRFSLLVSTKPQVLTWQFSKVANLTPNVDVVQNDPVPDATVIVNGKTYYRYSVAADYVFSKPGTYYVPIIMKHPDIESCGNSLEIVLPVNVVAAPVVDFTTAYSGCIGDVAQFDGSVTTSTGVGVSKWNWDFADNTTASIKNPTKTFTTPGTRNVKLSIIAAEGCIGDTTKEVVVNAPVDVALVKDSAKVCVGTDATFNVQNPVAGVTYNWYDAPTGGTLVGTGASYTISQASASGYLYVESVKAGCIGATRAKATIEVLPLLATPVVTVDSIGVNTLRFKWAAIPNALAYEVSTDAGTTWSTPSSGTLGLTHTISGLRPAQSVTLVVKAKGCEDKISAPVTEKTLPDGIFIPNAFTPNGDGLNDELKVYGYIIREMHLMIFNQWGEKVFETNTQSRGWDGTYKGKPAPSGVYIYVCRVKLIDGSSVDKKGSINLLR from the coding sequence ATGAGAAATTCTACTGTTCCTATTCTGCGCAAAACAGCTATACTACTTGTTGTATTGCTTTCGTTTGTATCGCAGTTGACTGCGCAGGTGGACATCAGCATCGGCACAGGCACTACAGGCAACGGCTCAACTTCCTATCCCTGTCCCTTACAAGACTATTATGAAGGAACCCGTGCACAGTATCTGTTCACTGCTGCCGAATTAAGGGCAGCAGGTATGGGCCCCGGTATGATTAGCGGGCTTAAGATCAATGTGACCAACCTTCAATCCGGCGGGAAGATAGAACAATATGCCATTAAACTGGGCACTACTGCCGCCGCGAACCTGGATCTTAATAGCTGGGTACCTACAGGGGCTAGTTTATATGGTCCGGTAGACTATACGCCAGTCGTGGGTGCCAACACCTTCAACTTCGTTAGCGGATTCTTCTGGAATGGTACAGATAACCTGGTAGTCGAAGTCTGTAACGGTGATCCTGCAACGAACAGTGGATTATTCTATACTAACAACCCATTGGTACCTTGGACAACGGGGCTACCTTTTGTGGCTTCACACACTTACCGGGCAGATGATGAAGATAACCTCTGTGGTACGATCGAAACTGATAATAGCGGAGATGAAAATACCCGTCCTAACCTGACTTTCAGATGGACAGCTGCGGCTCCCTGTACAGGAACGCCAACAGCAGGTACTGCACAAACCAATACAGGATCTGTCTGTATAGGAGGTACTTTTACATTAAGTCTTACAGGTACTACCGTAGCTTCAGGGCTGACCTATCAATGGCAATCTTCTCCTGCTCCCGGCGGCACCTGGACTAACATAGCCGGTGCCACTGCCAGTAATTATACCGGTACACAGACCGTAAGTACGGTCTATCGTTGCGTAGTAACCTGTACCACCGGCGGCGCTACCGCAACCTCCGGTACAGTAACGGTTACTTCCCCGATAGCCGTATCAGGGACCTTTACTATTAATAAAGCACTGCCTACCGGCGGTACGAACTTCGCCTCCTTTAACGACGCCTATAATCATATTAAATGTGGTATCGGCGGCCCCGTGATATTTAATGTAGTCGCAGGCAGCGGCCCGTACAACGAGCAACTGATCATGACGCCGGTGCCCGGTGCATCTGCTACCAATACTGTTACCTTTAACGGTAATGCCGATACCCTGGCTTTCCTCTCTACAGCCGGTGGACAACGCGCAGTTATCAAACTGGACGGAGCAGACTATATTAAATTTGATAACCTGGTGATACAGGCGAAAGGCGCCTCCGGATCAGAATACGGATATGGTGTACAATTGATCAATGATGCGGATTTCAATACGATCAATAACTGTAAAATACTCATCAATACTACCAGCACCAACACCGGTTATGCTGGTATCGTGATATCCAGCTCTCACACTTCTCCCACCACAACTGGTGCTGCCAAATGTGATAACAATACCTTCAGTAATAACACGGTGATCGGTGGTTACTACGGCTTTGTTATGGTGGGTAGCATCAACGATGCGAACGGGAATAATAAGATCGTCAACAATAAATTTACTGATTTCTATAACTATGGTGCTTACCTGAGCGGGTCCTTTAACGCACTGGTAGAGGCGAATACATTTAGCCGTCCTGCCCGTACGACAGTAACCTCTTTCTATGGCGTGTACCTAACGGATCTGAATACCAAAGCACTGATCACCCGTAACCGCATTACCAATCCATTTGGTGGCGCTAGTACCAATACGGGTTCTTTCTATGGTATCTATTTTACCTCCGTAGATGCACTGAGCAGCTTGGAGAACTATGTTACCAATAACCTGATATATGGTCTGAATGGTAATGGTGATCATTATGGTATCTACAATAGCAGTTCAGACAACGTCTGGTATCTGCATAACACGATTTCACTGGATGCTCCTTCCGCCAACTCTACGAATGCATATGTGACGCGTGGTTATTATCAGACCTCTCAGGCAGATGGTGTTAATTTTGTAAATAACCTCATCTCCATATCCCGTGGCGGACAAAGTAGCAAAACAGCCATTCACTTTACCACTACCAGCGGTAGCTATGTGGTGAACAGGAACAACTACTTCATTTCCTCCACTACAGGAGCTGTTAATATTGGCTTCTATAATAATGCGGCACAAGCAACGCTCGCCAACTGGCAGACCGCCTCTTCTTTTGACGCAAACTCCATGACGGTTAACCCATTCTTCGAAGATCCGACTGCAGGTAACTATAAACCTACCAGTGCTTCGCTGGATAACCGCGGTACCAATGTCGATGTAGCTACCGACATTGTAAATGTCACCCGTAGTACAACTACGCCTGATATCGGTGCATATGAATATACGCCTGCACCCTGTACTGTGCCCCCTGTTGGTGGTACCGCTACGGTATCGAAGACACCTGTATGTATCAACACATCCGTATCACTTGGTTTGACGGGTGCTTCTATGGGCCTTGGACAGACCTACCAATGGCAGACCGCTACCAGCACAGGTGGACCATTTACCGCTATAGGTAATGTGTTGAGTATACCGGATACGATTATAGTGGCCTCTACCACTTTGTATTACCGGGTAGCACTCACCTGTAATGGCAATACGGCTTACTCTACACCCGTACTGCTGACCGTAGATCCGGCCCTGCCCGCAGGTACCTATACTATTAATAAGGCATTACCAACCGGCGGCACGAACTATACCAGTTTTGACGCAGCAAGGATCGCTTTACAGTGTGGTATAGCCGGACCGGTGGTGTTTAACGTGGTGCCCAACAGCGGACCCTATAATGAACAACTGGTGCTCGATAGTATAGCCGGTGTTTCTGCTGTGAATACCATCACCTTTAATGGTAATGGTAACGTGATCAAGTTTAGCTCTTCCAATACAGACGAACGTGCGGTGATCAAATTGAGGAGAGCGGACTATATCAGATTTGATAGCCTGACCATCGATGCTACCGGTACAGGTTCCTATGGTTACGGCGTACAGCTGATCAACAATGCCGACAACAACATCTTTACCCGTAACAAGATCATTGTCAATAATACTTCCACCAGTAGCGGATATAGCGGTATTATTATTAACTCCAGTGAGTCCGGTACTACCAGCAGTGGTACTACGCTCTGTGATAACAACGTGTTCGATAAGAATACTGTTACCGGCGGTTACTACGGTGCTACATTGGTAGGTGGCAGTGATCAGCCTGTTACCGGTAACAAGTTTATCAATAATAACTTCCAGGATGTATACTATTATGGAATATACCTGGCCTATAGCAGCAACACACTGGTAGAAGGTAATAGTATCAGTCGTCCCACCCGGACTAACTTTGGCTTCTCTTACTATGCCATCTATATCTCTACAGCCGGTAGCCCCGGATTGACGATCTCCAAAAACAAGATCTTTAACCCTTATGGCGGAGATGTGACCTCTACCAACGATTTCTACGGTATCTACCATAGCTACGCCGACGCTGTAGGTACACCTAGTATTGTTGCCAATAACATTATGTATAATATTAATGGTAGTGGTAGTCAATATGGCCTGTACAATGCAAGCAGTGATAACGTTAAATACTATCACAACACTATCTCACTGGATAATATAACTAATACCAGCACCGCTATTTCCAGAGGCTTCTATCAGACAAGTGATGCAAGCGATATTGATTTCAAAAATAATATCATTACCATCACCAGAGGTGGTACGGGTAGCAAACATGCAATCTACCTGGCTGCTGACCTGACAGGTATTGATGCTGACTATAACAACTACTATGTAAAAGGTGGTGGTACCGACAATAACGTAGGTTACAATGGTACAAACCAACCAGATCTGGCTTCCTGGAAAGCCGCCAGCGCGAAAGACGCCAATAGTACCAGCATCGATCCGGTATACGCAGACGTAAATACCGGTAACCTCGCCTCGGTGATTTCTCCGATGGATAATACCGGCACCCCTATACCACAGGTGACCTCTGATATAGTAGGCACAACAAGAAGCACGACCAAACCTGACGTGGGCGCCTTTGAGATCAGCATACCTGCTTGTACGGCTCCGCCTACCGGGGGTACATCTGTAGCTATCCCGAACTCCGGCATCTGTCTGGGTACAGAGATCGCACTGAACCTCACCGGTAACTCCAGCGGCGGTACTCAAACCTACCAGTGGCAAAGCGCAGCTACTGCTACCAGCACCACCTGGACAGATATCAGCGATCCGCTGTTCATCCCTAATTTCAAAACAGAACTGGGTCAGAATAACTATTTCCGTTGTAAGATCACATGTGGCGGACAGGTTGCCTACTCTGCAGTGGTACATGTTAACATGAACCCCGCATTACTGGCAGGTATTTACACCATCAACCCTGCGCTGCCTACAGGTGCGAAGAACTATCAGTCATTTACAGCTGCGGTGGCCGCCCTGGAATGTGGTATCACCGGCGCCGTTACCTTTAATGTGGCAGCGGGTACCTATACAGAACAGATCCGTATGCATAAGATCGCTGGTGCTGGCGTAGACAGCCGTGTAACCTTCCAGAGTGCAAATAATGATGCCAGCAGTGTGATATTGACCTTTGCACCGGCATCCGCCACTAACTATGTCCTCAAACTGGATAGCGCCAGCTACATCACTTATCGTGATATCACCTTTAAACCTACCGGCGGTACCAACGCACGTGCGATCGAACTCGCTAACCTGGCCGCTGAAGACAGCCTGTTAAACAATAAGATCGTATTACCGGTAACCAACAGTACCGGAACAGGTATAGTAGGTGTCTATGCTAATAATATCAAAGGGAAAAATAACGTCATCAAAGGTAATACTATCACCAATGGTGCCACTGGTATCTACTATGCCGGCGCATCCAGGACATTATCCGCACCTGGCCCCGTAATAGACAGCAATATCATCAACACCCCTTACGCCAATGCTATCTATACCAACTACACTTACCGGTTGGTGCAGAACAACAACAGGATCACCATCGCTACGCCAATGGCTTCCAGCGTATATGGTATCAATAACTCTTACGCGGATAGCTCCTATCAGGTAACCCGTAACGATATCAAGATCAGCAATGTTACCGGCACAGCCTATGGTATCTATATGAATACCTGTGAGGCCCAGCAGAAAGAACCAGGTAATATTGCCAGCAATAAAATCAATGCTTTAACTGCTAATACGGGTACACTCTACGGTCTGGATAACTATTACTCCAAATCCAACCGTGTTGTGAACAACGTGGTAAGTATCAAAACAAGTGGTTCCAGCTCTTACGCATTGTATAGTTATAACAGTGCCAATGTGAACTACTATAATAACTCCATACAGAGCACGGCAACTTCTTCCTCCAACAACGTGGCCGGCTACTTCTACCATAGCTCTTCTACCTATGGTAACATAGTACTGAGAAATAACATCTTCTCCCACGGTGGCGGTGGTAATGCAATGTATGTATACAACTCAGATAATATCAACAGTGACTATAATACCCTTTATACAACAGGTAATGTACTGGTGAAAAGAGGTACGCCAGCGGCTAACTACAATACGCTGCAGGCTTGGAGAGATGCTGCAATACTTGATCTGAGCTCCATTGTGTATAAACCAGCATTCGTTAATGACGAAGAACTGAAACCTGATGCTACCAACCCTGAATCATGGGCAATCCATGGTCGTGGTGTACAGGTAGCTGATAACGATAAAGATTTCGGTAACAATCCAAGACCCACTACGTTGACTACCGGCGTACCGGATATGGGAGCATATGAATTCCTCCCATCCGTACTGCCACCCGTGTTACCCGCAACTCCAGCAGTTCCTGCACCTGGTACAACGCAGACATTTATGTTCGGTACAGATACCGTGACCAAGATCATTTGGGCACCAGGTGCTAATGTACCGACTGAAGTAAATGTTAGAAGGTATTCAGGTGTAATACCGCCAGCATTACCTGCTAACTCCGAACACCTGTACTTCTACACTGACGTAGATGCAACAGGTACTGGCCCTTACAAATTCGAATATCAATTATACTATGTAGACTCCTGGCAAGGTTTTGTGAAGAAAGAAACAGATACAAGACTGGGTCGTACAGATGCTGCCAACACCTGGCAGGTGCGTACTACAAGCAAAGTCGATGACATCGCCAACGTCGTATCTGAAACAGATCTGACCTACCTGGATAAATTCACCGGTCTGACAGGTGGTACAACAGGAGCACCTCCGATCTTGCAGCCTGCAGATAGCTCCAACAGAGGTACCCGCTTCTGGGTAGGCTATGGCCACCACCAGTTCTTTGGTAGTGATAATACACAAAGTATGGTACTCTATCTGAGTGCGGAAGCAGCAGCCAACGTAACCGTAAGGATCAATGGAACTGCCTGGGTGAAACGCTATCATATTCCTGCTAACTCCGTGATCAGCAGTGACCTCATACCTAAGAACGGCTTGTTTGATGCCCGTTTGCTGGCGGAAGGACTGTCTGGCAAAGGTATCAGCATCGAAAGTGATACGCCGATAGTAGCCTATGCTCACATCTACGGTAGTGCTTCTTCTGGTGCCACTATGCTGCTCCCGGTAGGTACCTATGGATACGAGTACTACTCACTGGGTTCCAGACAAAACTATGGTAGCAACACATACTCCTGGTTATATGTAATAGCCGATCAGGACAATACAGCAGTAGAGATCACACCGGCAAGACCCACACTTGGTGGCCGCGCAGCAAATGTACCGTTTGTAGTGAACCTGAATAAAGGAGAGGTCTACCAGGTGCTTGGCGCTATACAGTCGGGATCAGAAGGATACGACCTGTCTGGCAGCCGGATACGCTCCGTGCAGAATGCAGATGGCAGATGTTTCCCTGTAGCCGTATTCTCTGGTAGCAGCCGTACAGGCCTCGGTTGTGGTGGTAGCGCTGGTGGTTCAGGTGATAACTACATCCAACAGAACTTCCCATCACAGGCATGGGGACGTAATTACCTGACAGCGCCGACTTCACAAAGTGATAACGCTACAGTATTATCAACCAACATCTTCCGTGTACTGGTGAAAGATCCGACCACTGTAGTGAAAAGAAATGGTGTTGCCTTAACGGGTCTGATCAACAACCGATTCTATCAATATGAAAGTAATACTGCCGATCGTATCGAAGCCGATAAACCGGTGATGATCGCTCAGTTCATGTCCTCTTCAGGCTCTTGCCCTGATACAAATGGCGATGGTGACCCTGAAATGATATATGTAAGTCCGATTGAACAGGGTATCAAAAAGGTAGGTCTGTATCGTAATACAAAAGAAAGTATCGATGTAAACTACCTGACGCTGATCATCCCGGATAATGGAGTAACCTCCCTGACGATAGATGGTTCCAATGTATTTGACCACGTATATGCACATCCTAACATGCCTGGATACAAAGTAGTAGTGAAACGTTGGGATGCAGCACAGGCACAATGTATCGTAACAAGTGATTCCGCCTTTACCGCTATCACCTATGGAATGGGTAGTGTAGAGAGTTATGGATACAACGCAGGTACACTGGTGAAAAACCTGAACATCCTGCCTTCATTCAATAACGTCTTCAATACTGGTGAATCCAGCAAGTACACTTGTGCTAAGACACCATTCCGCTTCTCACTGCTGGTATCTACCAAACCACAGGTATTGACCTGGCAGTTCAGCAAAGTCGCTAACCTCACACCTAATGTTGATGTGGTGCAGAATGATCCGGTGCCCGATGCAACGGTAATAGTGAATGGTAAAACATATTACAGGTACTCCGTAGCCGCAGACTATGTATTCTCGAAACCTGGAACCTACTATGTGCCTATCATCATGAAACATCCGGATATCGAAAGCTGTGGAAATAGCCTGGAAATAGTACTGCCTGTAAATGTGGTTGCAGCCCCAGTGGTTGACTTTACTACAGCTTACTCTGGTTGTATCGGAGATGTTGCACAGTTTGATGGCTCCGTAACTACCTCTACAGGTGTAGGCGTAAGCAAGTGGAACTGGGACTTTGCAGACAATACAACCGCCAGTATCAAAAATCCGACTAAGACCTTCACCACACCCGGTACCCGTAACGTAAAACTCAGCATCATAGCTGCAGAAGGCTGTATCGGGGATACCACCAAGGAAGTGGTAGTGAATGCACCAGTAGATGTAGCGTTAGTGAAAGATTCTGCCAAAGTGTGCGTGGGTACTGATGCAACATTTAACGTGCAGAATCCGGTGGCCGGAGTAACCTACAACTGGTACGATGCGCCGACAGGTGGTACACTAGTTGGCACCGGTGCCAGCTATACCATAAGCCAGGCGTCAGCATCCGGATACCTGTATGTAGAATCCGTGAAAGCTGGTTGTATAGGCGCTACCCGTGCGAAGGCAACGATCGAAGTGCTGCCCTTACTGGCTACGCCGGTAGTGACGGTGGATTCAATAGGTGTCAACACACTCCGCTTCAAATGGGCTGCTATACCTAATGCACTGGCCTACGAGGTGTCTACAGATGCCGGTACGACATGGTCTACACCGTCTTCCGGTACCCTGGGCTTGACCCATACAATATCAGGCCTGCGTCCGGCACAGAGTGTAACACTGGTCGTTAAAGCAAAAGGCTGTGAAGATAAGATCTCCGCACCAGTGACAGAAAAGACCCTGCCTGATGGCATATTCATACCAAATGCCTTCACACCAAATGGCGATGGCCTGAATGATGAACTGAAAGTGTATGGATACATCATCCGCGAAATGCACCTGATGATCTTCAACCAATGGGGTGAAAAAGTATTCGAAACGAATACGCAGAGCAGAGGTTGGGATGGTACCTACAAAGGTAAACCAGCGCCTTCCGGTGTATACATCTATGTGTGCAGAGTTAAATTAATAGATGGCTCTTCAGTAGATAAGAAAGGCTCAATTAACCTCCTAAGGTAA